The following coding sequences are from one Cydia splendana chromosome 15, ilCydSple1.2, whole genome shotgun sequence window:
- the LOC134797438 gene encoding uncharacterized protein LOC134797438, with protein sequence MMPKARPKDDNDSCNAIARLIKDLCSCSENGAWSPEMTPDKRKGPFLKSELTNMSAMRRRIMTLAKRKHRDAIPETPKLSKDNHLEKSTDTLTSNLVNTTLSSQNSTLRRNIDNFLLSRRMFALEEDIYEKPIQNSLKNSSCGENWSLSKAWKNNNTDFFNRSPTLDSRLIERNRGYLERIDEVPRKKKREKKIKEQLRYDRNIKRHIRIRVMLSLRMRRYMKKRLRKPYIQNTNIPPRRFPRGTSLTSSFGTRSYKSVMTDKLGDGAVVFDIHEARNTTMELCHDYEDDLDTLEIALRAGNFR encoded by the coding sequence aTGATGCCAAAAGCGCGTCCTAAAGATGACAATGACAGCTGCAACGCTATCGCCCGCCTGATCAAAGACCTCTGCAGCTGCTCCGAAAACGGAGCCTGGTCCCCCGAAATGACCCCAGATAAAAGAAAAGGGCCCTTTCTTAAAAGCGAACTAACAAACATGTCTGCCATGCGACGGAGAATTATGACTCTAGCCAAAAGAAAACATAGAGATGCTATCCCTGAAACCCCGAAATTAAGCAAAGACAATCATTTAGAAAAAAGTACTGACACGCTCACTTCAAATCTAGTTAACACTACACTAAGCTcccaaaatagtactttacgaAGGAACATTGACAATTTTCTTTTGTCCCGCCGAATGTTCGCTCTAGAAGAAGACATATATGAAAAACCAATACAAAATAGCTTGAAAAATTCCTCTTGCGGCGAAAACTGGTCGCTTAGCAAAGCGTGGAAAAACAACAACACGGATTTCTTCAATCGATCGCCTACCCTCGATTCTCGTCTAATCGAGCGCAACCGAGGCTACCTGGAACGGATAGATGAGGTGCCTCGTAAGAAGAAAAGAGAGAAAAAGATTAAAGAGCAGCTGCGTTACGATAGGAATATTAAACGTCACATTCGGATACGTGTGATGCTGTCTTTGAGAATGCGACGGTATATGAAGAAGCGTTTAAGGAAGCCTTATATACAGAATACGAACATACCTCCACGTCGGTTTCCCCGTGGAACGTCTCTGACGTCAAGTTTCGGGACTCGGTCATATAAGAGTGTGATGACAGATAAACTGGGGGATGGGGCTGTGGTGTTCGACATTCATGAGGCTCGGAATACGACTATGGAGCTGTGCCACGACTATGAAGATGACCTCGACACGCTGGAGATCGCTTTACGCGCCGggaattttaggtaa
- the LOC134797351 gene encoding uncharacterized protein LOC134797351, which yields MSDTEEKDSFKDAKVNTPAKDNGTERITTGVDTFRVGVKIPAFWPQEPEVWFKQVEGQFILSNITSDTTKFYYVLSQLEQQYAAEVKDIIISPPATNKYEKLKSELIKRLSASREKKLKTLLLHEELGDRKPSQFLRHLQHIAGPDVPEDFMKTIWTSRLPHNIQGAVATQPLSTLDSLADLADRVWDINPGTPQVASASSQPGSSAMDLMASQIAALTRQMQELSSEMRSRSRPRYRNGGKPQHRERSNSQRRGNSQQRSQSSYRKFPVCWYHFKFQQQATRCVKPCDFSSGNDQGNR from the coding sequence ATGTCTGATACTGAAGAGAAAGATAGCTTTAAAGATGCTAAAGTTAACACGCCTGCGAAAGATAACGGTACCGAGCGCATTACCACTGGTGTCGACACATTCCGTGTCGGAGTTAAGATACCGGCGTTTTGGCCACAAGAACCTGAGGTGTGGTTCAAGCAAGTGGAAGGCCAATTTATATTGTCGAACATTACTTCCGACACGACAAAATTTTATTACGTCCTATCGCAACTAGAGCAGCAGTACGCAGCCGAAGTTAAAGATATAATTATATCTCCGCCTGCAACAAACAAATATGAAAAGTTAAAAAGCGAGCTTATTAAACGCCTGTCAGCTTCGCGGGAGAAGAAACTGAAGACACTCTTGCTCCACGAAGAATTAGGCGACAGAAAGCCTTCGCAATTTTTAAGACACTTGCAGCATATCGCCGGCCCGGACGTTCCTGAGGACTTTATGAAGACCATTTGGACTAGCCGTTTGCCGCATAACATTCAAGGAGCCGTAGCAACCCAGCCGCTGTCAACCCTCGATTCTTTGGCAGATCTAGCAGACCGTGTATGGGACATCAATCCAGGTACTCCACAGGTCGCAAGCGCCTCTAGCCAGCCCGGCAGTTCAGCTATGGATCTAATGGCTAGTCAAATTGCTGCACTTACGAGACAGATGCAGGAGCTCTCCAGCGAAATGCGTTCACGATCTCGTCCCAGATACAGAAATGGAGGTAAGCCGCAGCACCGTGAACGTAGCAACAGTCAGCGACGCGGAAATAGTCAGCAGCGTTCGCAATCCAGCTACCGCAAGTTTCCAGTGTGCTGGTACCACTTCAAGTTCCAACAGCAGGCGACGAGATGCGTGAAGCCGTGTGACTTCTCATCGGGAAACGATCAGGGCAATCGATAA